The following proteins come from a genomic window of Desulfobacterales bacterium:
- a CDS encoding anion transporter, producing the protein MKSILIVFIFTLTYVLIAGRKLSILPIGRPAGAMLGAVLMIVIGALSPDESYQAINHDTIILLFSTMLLTVYLENAGFFERMSYFAITLCKTPMTLLITISIFSAVLSAFLVNDTVCLFMTPVVVSICVKAKIPIGPYLIGLATSANIGSSATLVGNPQNMIIGSLSGFPFIKFLMYSGPAAIVGLIINIFLLWLYYRKDLPKNYQIALKKENDIINPKTFIFTVMILLLVILGFFAGFHMGYTSLFGCILLILYERKDPTDSFKKVDWSLLIFFSSLFIVVKAVAKTGIIDQSWTFISPYIDLSTIGGITYFSIFMTIGSQIVSNVPMVMLTGQYLAQYKTYEIGWLLLAFTTTIAGNFTLIGSVANIIVAERAKAYYTLNFWEYLKFGFISTLLVMVAGVSVFILLFNL; encoded by the coding sequence TTGAAATCAATTTTAATTGTTTTTATCTTTACACTTACGTATGTGCTAATTGCTGGTCGTAAATTGTCAATATTACCAATAGGCCGGCCAGCTGGAGCTATGCTTGGCGCTGTTCTTATGATTGTTATTGGAGCGCTTTCTCCAGATGAAAGTTATCAAGCGATCAATCATGACACAATAATTCTTCTTTTTTCAACTATGCTTCTAACTGTATATCTTGAAAATGCCGGATTTTTCGAACGGATGTCTTATTTCGCTATAACTTTATGTAAAACTCCTATGACACTTCTTATAACTATATCAATCTTTTCTGCTGTTCTTTCCGCTTTTCTTGTCAATGATACAGTCTGTCTTTTTATGACCCCAGTCGTAGTCTCAATTTGCGTTAAAGCAAAAATTCCTATTGGGCCATATTTAATTGGCCTCGCTACTTCGGCAAATATTGGAAGTTCTGCAACCCTTGTTGGAAACCCTCAAAACATGATTATCGGAAGCCTAAGCGGATTTCCTTTCATTAAATTCCTTATGTATTCAGGGCCAGCAGCCATCGTTGGTCTTATAATTAACATTTTTTTACTCTGGTTATATTATCGCAAAGATTTACCTAAAAATTATCAAATAGCTTTAAAAAAAGAAAACGATATTATCAATCCTAAAACTTTTATCTTTACTGTTATGATTTTATTATTGGTTATTTTGGGCTTTTTTGCAGGCTTTCATATGGGATATACATCTCTTTTTGGATGCATACTCCTTATTTTATACGAGAGAAAAGATCCAACTGATTCTTTTAAAAAGGTAGATTGGTCTTTGCTAATTTTTTTCTCTTCATTGTTTATAGTTGTAAAAGCCGTCGCAAAAACAGGAATTATTGATCAAAGCTGGACATTCATTTCCCCATACATTGATTTAAGCACAATTGGAGGAATAACTTATTTTTCAATATTTATGACAATAGGCTCCCAAATTGTATCTAATGTTCCAATGGTTATGCTTACCGGACAATATCTCGCCCAATACAAAACCTATGAAATTGGATGGCTCCTTCTGGCATTTACAACAACAATCGCTGGAAACTTTACTCTTATAGGATCTGTTGCGAATATTATTGTTGCAGAAAGAGCTAAAGCCTATTACACACTTAACTTTTGGGAATATCTTAAGTTCGGTTTTATATCTACTTTATTAGTTATGGTCGCCGGTGTTTCAGTATTTATACTATTGTTTAATCTGTAA
- a CDS encoding Hsp20/alpha crystallin family protein yields the protein MFNLVPCKKQENEKNEIARFKNELNNLFDSFFKWDFPERARELLSGSGIHPAIDVIEGKKEITVKAEIPGMEKDDIEILLDGRNLTIKGVRKQEKEDKGENYHRVELSYGSFARTIELPAEVDEKDVSASYKKGILKIDLKKTKEGTFKKIEIKTE from the coding sequence ATGTTTAATTTAGTACCTTGTAAAAAACAAGAAAATGAAAAAAATGAAATAGCCCGTTTTAAAAATGAGCTTAACAATCTTTTTGATAGTTTTTTTAAATGGGATTTTCCTGAAAGAGCGCGGGAATTATTGTCCGGCTCTGGAATTCATCCTGCCATAGATGTGATTGAAGGGAAAAAAGAAATTACAGTAAAAGCTGAAATTCCAGGAATGGAAAAAGATGATATTGAAATATTGTTAGACGGCCGCAATCTTACTATAAAAGGCGTAAGAAAACAGGAAAAAGAAGATAAAGGGGAAAATTATCATAGAGTTGAATTATCCTACGGAAGCTTTGCAAGAACAATTGAACTTCCAGCAGAAGTTGATGAAAAAGATGTTAGCGCTTCATATAAAAAGGGTATTCTAAAGATTGATCTGAAAAAAACAAAAGAAGGCACTTTTAAAAAGATAGAAATAAAAACCGAATGA
- a CDS encoding Hsp20/alpha crystallin family protein — protein sequence MSHHDTKDIQVKEKKEVPTIPEQTKSGRSFIPDVDIYETEKDIIMLADIPGVKGNDLDIDLKDNILTISADVKSQAKEDETLIYSEYRTGRYYRKFTLSEVIEQSKIDAKLNDGILTLTLPKVEKAAARKITVTAT from the coding sequence ATGAGTCACCATGATACAAAAGATATTCAAGTAAAAGAAAAAAAAGAAGTTCCAACTATTCCAGAACAAACAAAAAGTGGAAGATCATTTATTCCAGATGTAGATATATATGAAACAGAAAAAGACATTATTATGCTCGCTGATATTCCTGGAGTAAAAGGAAATGATCTTGATATAGATTTAAAGGATAATATTCTTACTATTAGTGCTGACGTTAAATCCCAAGCTAAAGAGGATGAAACTTTAATTTACAGTGAATACAGAACTGGAAGATATTATAGGAAGTTTACGTTATCGGAAGTAATTGAACAATCTAAAATTGACGCTAAACTAAACGATGGAATTTTAACACTTACTTTGCCTAAAGTTGAAAAAGCTGCCGCAAGAAAAATTACAGTTACAGCCACGTAA
- a CDS encoding efflux RND transporter permease subunit encodes MNNIPKNEKKDISAIIQEAEAYSEHGLLDEAIALYEEALSFEKALNIAAKSAIINNIRILNRSINDPNWNPAKSLPIQKIIFEKKPIDEKNKSAYSETETAYNDNKRQEHKLSVQNVDDALLPFSLTRSIVKFSLKQTVFINVVFVLLVLFGIFAVLSSPVELLPPADTGDVIISTLYYGASADDVENLVTVKIEKAVEGLEDIEFIHSKSIRNYSIVHVKFIDDSDYRMLYDELRFKVLNVKKELPPETLDPSFYYMTTNYWISVITVNIQGNIPKQTQKLLADELKAQILSIPGVQNADLSGEFQKEFHVSLNPDKLREFGITFNQVASAIRAANTKIPTGRFKQGPSEYMLDAGNKFSKQEEVLNVIVRKVGESDFLRVRDLVTSAHVSHRDPSSISSINGEPTISLRVLKAETANAIDIAEKVKTVADEFAEAHKEDGIVITYTNDSTIEIRTSINVLRDNLIMGMVLVTLILWMTLGFRNAMITAIGIPFSFLCTFIIMKMTGLSINTINLFAFVLVSGIIVDDAIVVVENIYRHQQLGKPLKIAIIDGTSEVMLPVISSALTTILAFIPMLIMTGALGDFFSVIPKAVTYALLASLFESLIMVPLHVLDWGAKEATGIHTNIAAEENAHISTGIFGKIWGSYSKALNILLDHKLISIGVTAGLFICALLILGLSVSGAVPLMKIKFFPSNYMKYHVTMDLPNGTSIEKTDEVVKDLATYIMSLGKKQAETASGSAGFFEDEDRQWLSGSHYGQLIVTIPPLGKRDFPENPDNDAMQHIEYIRKKLNEHIDKTYADFDPSSPTGLGLKPKIKVFPENTGPPAGKPVSIRIVGSDLQTQLMVLNKLSDFLKTEPEMKDLTDLGDNRPELQKVIKYTPKQEKAYEYGLNPGIVTGMVVGALGGQKAGEFRTGEEEINLMVRLARKDDEFNVKGVGLSDPRDILDVPVIEHSASPILFRDLVRMNYVMEPDSKARYNGKPSLIISANIKDGSNLTSSRVQYLAKQYFATIMHEFPGVTLNFEGEFAATGRAYASLTAAFFIALLCIYLVLASQFGDYIQPFIILSAVGFSIMGIIYGMFFTRSIFTIGSFLAVVGLAGLTVNDCIILLEFMNQLREQGKSIREAVIGACTARMRPVLITTITTILGLLPMAIGIPNKSIEWSPMATAFVTGSAAATMMTILIVPVLYEITAKSKDYLSSKATIFNFPKFLSMRQLIKIKNFKKK; translated from the coding sequence ATGAACAATATCCCAAAAAATGAAAAAAAAGATATATCAGCAATAATTCAAGAAGCTGAAGCATATTCCGAGCATGGTTTGCTTGATGAAGCTATCGCTTTATATGAAGAGGCTCTTTCTTTTGAAAAAGCCCTAAATATAGCGGCTAAAAGTGCTATTATAAATAATATAAGAATATTAAATCGATCGATTAATGATCCAAATTGGAATCCCGCAAAAAGTCTTCCTATTCAAAAAATAATATTTGAAAAAAAACCAATCGATGAAAAAAATAAAAGCGCTTATTCAGAAACAGAAACCGCATATAATGATAATAAACGCCAAGAACATAAACTTTCTGTTCAAAATGTTGATGATGCCCTTCTACCATTTAGCTTGACTCGCTCTATAGTTAAATTCTCATTAAAGCAAACTGTATTTATTAATGTTGTTTTTGTGCTTCTTGTTCTTTTTGGAATTTTTGCGGTTTTGAGCAGCCCTGTAGAACTTCTGCCACCAGCAGATACAGGAGATGTAATCATAAGCACTTTATATTATGGAGCCTCCGCTGACGACGTTGAAAATCTTGTTACTGTAAAAATTGAAAAAGCTGTAGAAGGTCTTGAAGATATCGAATTTATTCATTCAAAATCAATACGTAATTATTCCATTGTCCATGTTAAATTTATAGATGACTCAGACTACAGAATGCTTTATGATGAATTAAGATTTAAAGTTTTAAATGTAAAAAAAGAGCTGCCCCCTGAAACATTAGACCCTTCATTTTATTATATGACCACTAATTACTGGATTTCTGTAATTACAGTAAATATTCAAGGAAATATTCCTAAACAGACTCAAAAACTCCTTGCTGACGAGCTAAAAGCCCAAATTTTATCCATACCAGGAGTTCAGAATGCTGATTTATCTGGAGAATTTCAAAAAGAATTTCATGTTTCATTAAACCCAGATAAATTAAGGGAGTTTGGCATTACATTTAATCAAGTGGCTTCAGCCATTAGAGCGGCTAACACAAAAATACCTACTGGAAGATTTAAACAGGGACCATCAGAATATATGCTTGATGCTGGCAATAAATTTTCTAAACAAGAAGAAGTTTTAAATGTAATTGTCAGAAAAGTCGGTGAGTCTGATTTCCTAAGGGTTAGAGACCTTGTTACATCTGCTCATGTAAGCCACAGAGATCCAAGCAGCATATCGTCAATAAACGGAGAGCCTACAATAAGTTTAAGAGTTTTAAAAGCTGAAACAGCTAATGCCATTGATATAGCTGAAAAAGTAAAAACCGTAGCTGATGAATTTGCCGAGGCTCATAAAGAAGATGGAATAGTAATTACATATACTAATGACTCTACAATAGAAATACGAACTTCCATCAATGTTCTAAGGGATAACCTTATTATGGGTATGGTTTTGGTTACTCTTATTTTATGGATGACTCTTGGTTTTAGAAATGCCATGATTACAGCTATAGGAATTCCTTTTTCCTTTTTATGCACATTTATTATCATGAAGATGACCGGCCTTTCCATAAATACTATCAATCTTTTCGCATTTGTGCTTGTAAGCGGTATAATAGTTGATGATGCTATTGTTGTTGTTGAAAATATTTACAGGCATCAACAACTTGGAAAACCTCTTAAAATAGCTATTATTGATGGAACATCGGAAGTTATGCTTCCAGTTATAAGCTCAGCACTTACCACTATCTTAGCTTTTATTCCAATGCTTATAATGACCGGAGCCCTTGGAGATTTTTTTAGTGTTATACCAAAAGCAGTTACTTATGCGTTATTGGCTTCCCTGTTTGAATCATTAATTATGGTTCCTCTCCATGTTTTAGATTGGGGGGCAAAAGAAGCGACAGGCATCCATACAAATATTGCCGCAGAAGAAAATGCTCATATTTCAACAGGAATATTTGGAAAAATTTGGGGTTCCTATAGTAAAGCTTTAAATATTTTGCTTGACCATAAGCTTATCAGCATAGGAGTTACTGCAGGTCTTTTTATTTGTGCTCTCTTGATTTTAGGTCTCTCCGTATCAGGAGCTGTTCCCCTTATGAAAATAAAATTTTTTCCAAGCAACTATATGAAATACCATGTTACAATGGATCTTCCAAACGGAACGTCCATTGAAAAAACAGATGAAGTCGTTAAAGATTTAGCAACATATATTATGTCTTTAGGAAAAAAACAGGCTGAAACTGCTTCAGGCTCTGCCGGTTTTTTTGAAGACGAGGACCGTCAATGGCTTAGTGGTTCACACTACGGCCAACTTATTGTTACTATTCCTCCTTTAGGAAAAAGAGACTTTCCTGAAAATCCTGATAATGATGCAATGCAGCATATAGAATATATTAGAAAAAAACTAAATGAACATATTGATAAAACTTATGCTGACTTTGACCCTTCATCTCCTACAGGTCTTGGGCTTAAACCTAAAATTAAAGTATTCCCAGAAAATACAGGCCCTCCTGCTGGAAAACCTGTAAGCATAAGAATCGTAGGAAGTGATCTTCAAACTCAATTGATGGTTCTTAATAAATTATCAGATTTTTTAAAAACCGAACCAGAAATGAAGGATCTTACAGATTTAGGAGACAACCGTCCTGAACTTCAAAAAGTAATAAAATACACTCCAAAACAAGAAAAAGCCTATGAATACGGTCTTAATCCTGGAATTGTAACTGGAATGGTAGTAGGAGCATTAGGCGGCCAAAAAGCTGGAGAATTCCGCACAGGCGAAGAAGAAATTAATCTTATGGTAAGACTCGCAAGAAAAGATGATGAATTTAATGTTAAGGGAGTTGGACTGTCTGATCCACGAGACATTCTTGATGTTCCTGTCATAGAGCATAGCGCTTCCCCTATACTTTTTAGGGATCTTGTTCGCATGAATTATGTAATGGAGCCTGATTCAAAGGCAAGATATAATGGTAAGCCATCATTAATAATTTCAGCTAATATCAAAGATGGTTCAAACCTTACGTCAAGCAGAGTCCAGTATCTTGCGAAACAATATTTTGCAACTATTATGCATGAATTCCCTGGAGTTACATTAAACTTTGAAGGAGAATTTGCAGCTACAGGTAGAGCTTATGCCTCTTTGACTGCTGCGTTTTTTATTGCTTTGCTTTGCATCTATCTTGTTTTAGCTTCCCAATTTGGAGATTATATACAGCCTTTTATTATACTTTCAGCAGTTGGATTTTCAATCATGGGCATAATATACGGAATGTTTTTTACAAGATCTATTTTTACCATCGGCAGCTTTCTCGCTGTAGTAGGATTGGCAGGCCTTACTGTTAATGACTGCATAATACTTCTGGAATTTATGAACCAATTAAGAGAGCAAGGGAAATCTATTCGTGAAGCAGTTATTGGAGCATGTACCGCTCGAATGAGACCTGTTCTTATTACAACTATAACAACAATTTTAGGACTTTTGCCAATGGCTATAGGAATTCCGAATAAGTCCATTGAA
- a CDS encoding Hsp20/alpha crystallin family protein: MILNRLFDIDWATFPWESWRELAQKTAGVYPLINISEDKNNYTVKAEIPGVKNEDIDITVTGKNVAIAGERKIKIENARYHRKEREGGKFNRIFTLPNEVDTAKVEAILKDGILTIILPKTEAVKPRQISIK; encoded by the coding sequence ATGATACTGAATAGATTATTTGATATTGATTGGGCAACTTTTCCATGGGAATCTTGGAGAGAACTTGCTCAAAAAACGGCAGGCGTTTATCCGTTAATAAATATTAGTGAAGATAAAAATAATTATACGGTAAAAGCCGAGATTCCTGGAGTTAAAAATGAAGATATTGATATTACAGTAACAGGCAAAAATGTCGCAATAGCAGGCGAAAGAAAAATTAAAATAGAAAATGCTAGATATCATCGAAAAGAAAGAGAAGGAGGCAAATTTAACAGAATTTTTACATTACCCAATGAAGTTGATACTGCTAAAGTTGAAGCAATTCTTAAAGATGGCATATTAACAATAATTCTTCCTAAAACGGAAGCTGTTAAACCAAGACAAATTAGCATTAAATAA
- the rrtA gene encoding rhombosortase — MIRIIKNKVKIDLLFLIVLIISANLHLIGFSFSLSLIFDFDAVLKGEIWRLFTFPFVHVSFYHFILDVSAFFIFYLYLFENTSKKFLYILSSSCFSLLAALAASPDVYYIGLCGLSGIDHGLMAVVGLKLMENKESKKEGLIIYLLVLIKSCYETFLGNMVFDFVHINFLGTPIGACHAGGVLGGTIAYALTKK; from the coding sequence ATGATTAGAATTATAAAAAATAAAGTTAAAATAGATCTACTTTTTTTGATAGTCTTAATTATTTCGGCTAATCTTCATCTTATTGGGTTTAGTTTCAGTTTATCTTTAATATTCGATTTTGATGCCGTATTAAAAGGCGAAATATGGAGACTTTTTACCTTTCCTTTTGTTCATGTAAGCTTTTATCATTTTATCCTTGATGTATCCGCATTTTTTATTTTCTATTTATACTTATTCGAAAATACCTCAAAAAAATTTTTATATATTTTAAGCTCCAGTTGCTTTAGTCTTTTAGCTGCATTAGCCGCATCTCCAGATGTTTATTACATAGGATTATGTGGTCTTTCAGGAATTGACCATGGACTAATGGCTGTTGTTGGCCTCAAGCTGATGGAAAACAAAGAATCAAAAAAAGAAGGATTAATCATATATTTATTAGTGCTTATTAAATCATGCTATGAAACATTTTTAGGAAATATGGTTTTCGATTTTGTTCATATCAATTTTTTAGGAACTCCTATCGGAGCTTGTCATGCTGGTGGTGTGCTTGGAGGGACTATAGCTTATGCATTAACAAAAAAATAG